The following nucleotide sequence is from Streptomyces sp. NBC_00237.
ACTGCGGGCACGTCGCCCTGGAGTGGCAGCACACCCTCAACGGCGAGTGCGTCGTCGTCGGCAAGGTCAGCGAGTGGCGCGGACGCCAGGTCTCCAACGACCCCCGCAAGTTCGCCGAGGCGTGGTACTCCTTCCGCCCCGGGCCCGGCCTCAGCCTGGACTCCCTGCCGGTCGCCGAGTCCACCGCCGTACGGCGCCCCGCCGAGGGCGCGTCGGGCGCGCAGGGCCGCCGCCGCACCATGAAGGGCTTCCGCGACGCGATCACCGAGGCGGGCAAGGCGTACCCCCACCTCGACATCCACTGGGAAGAGATCCACGACCGCTGGAACGAGCACCTCACCGAGCTCGGCCTCGACCCCGAACTCTTCCGCTACCAGCGCGAGATGAACGCCGACGAGGGCGAGGCCGCCGGCCTCTTCGCGGTCAAGAAGGACTCCGACTTCACCGACCTGCTGCTGCGCGCCGTCACCGACACCCGCGACACCGACGGCCTCGCCGACCTCGTCCACGGCTTCGGCAACAAGCTCGGCCGCCGTGCCGAGCTGATGGCCGAACGCGACTTCACCGCGGGCTCCGTCGACCTCCTGGGCCGCATCGTCGAGGCCGCGGGCACGCGCGCGCGTGCCCGCGACATCCACAGCGGCGCCGAACGCCGCACCCGCACCCTCTCCCGCCGCCTCTCCGCCCGCGCCGCCGAGGAACGCGGACGCACGGCGGAACTCGCCCAGCAGGTCGCGTCCGCCGCGCACACCGTCACCGAGGCCGAGAGCGCACGCGGCCACAGCGCCCTCATCTCCGCCGAACTCGCCTACCGGCACGCCTCGTTGTCGCTCGCCGCCGCCGAGAAGAGCGCCGCCGCCCAGCGCCGCGAACTCGCCGACGCCCGCACCCTGCACTCCGCCTGGCAGGCCGCCGAAGCCGTGCTGCGACACCGCGCCGCCGCCGACCGCTCCGCCCGCGTCGCCGTCGCCATCCGCGACGCCGAGCGCGACGCGGCCCCCGCGCTGGCCGCTCGCGCGAGCGCCGCCGTCGATCTCGTACGAGCGCTCCACAGCGCCGCCGAGGACGGCGAGCGCGTCGCCGCCGAGCAGGAGGAACGCTCCGCCGCCCTCCAGGAGGCGGGCGAGGCCGCCCACCGCGACGCCACCGTCGCCGCCACCGAGGCGCAGCGCGCCCGCAGCGAGATCGGCCACCTGCGCCAGCGCCTCACCGAGGTCGAGCAGGAGACCGCCGACGCGGTACGGGCGGGCTGGCTCGACGACACCGCCCCCGACGCCGACCCGGCCCGCGCCGCACTGGCCGCCACCGACGCCGAGAAGACCGCCGTCGCCGCCTGGGACGTCGCCCGCGAGGCGGCCCGTACGACGGCGGACCGGGCCCGCGAGGCCGTCGCCGAGGACACCCGCGCCGAACTCGCCGCCGCCCGCGCGGCCGACGCGGCCCGGGCCGCGTCGGCCGCGTACGAGGCCGAGCACCGCGCCGCCGCCTCCATCGCGGCGGAGGAGCGCCTCGCCGAGCTGCTCAGCCTGCCGTCCGGAGGCGCCGCCTCCGCATCCGCGTCCGGCTTCCCGCAGCCGCGCAGCGGCGACGAAGAGGGTTCCGACGACGGCACCCGCACGGACGCGGGCCCCGCCCTCGGAGCCCAGCGTTCCGCCTCCGGCGGCGTCCAGCACGCCGCCACCGCCACGGCCACCCGCACCCGCCGCACCCCCCGTCCCACCGCCGAAGGGCACCTCACCGTCGAGGAGCTGGACCGCAACGCCGAGGACCTCCTCGCCCTCCTGGACCGGGGCGTCACCGCCGCCGAACGCCAGCTCTTCGAACTCCGTACGGCAGCCGCCGACGACTCCCGCATCCTGGGCGCGCTCGGCGACGGCGGCCTCCTGCCGCCCAGCCCCGACGTCCTGGCGACCGTCGAGTACCTCGGCGAGCACGGCATCCCGGCCCTGCCCGGCTGGCGCTACCTCGCCCAGGCCGTCGACCCCGCCGACCACGCGGCCGTCCTCGCCGCCCGGCCCGAACTCGTCGACGGCGTCGTCATCACCGACCCCGCCTCGCACTCCCGCGCGCGGGAAGTGCTCTCCGGCGCGGCGCTGCTGCCCCGCTCCGCCGTTGCCGTCGGCACCGCGTCCGCGCTGCTCGCACCGGTCCCCGGCACCAGCGGCCCCGAAGGCGACCCGGGCGCGGTCTTCCTCGTACCGCCGAACCCGGCGATGCACGACGAGCACGCCGCCGACGAGGAGCGGCAGGCACTGCGCGCGCGGGCCACCGCCCGCGACGAGGAGATCCGTACGCTCGCCGCCCGGCTGACCGGCGACCGCACCCTGGCCGCCCGGCTCGGCTCCTGGCGCGAGGACTGCCCGCCCGGCATGCTCGCCGAACTCGCCGAGGCCGCCGCCACCGCCCGGGAGGCCGCCGCAGCCGCCGAGGCCGTCCTCGCGGAAGCCCGTACGGTACGGGCCGAAGCCGAGGAGTCCGCCGCCGAAGCGGCCCGCGTACGCGACGAACGGCAGGAAGCCGCCCAGCGCGCCCGCCGGGTCGCCGACGCCCTCGCCGGACTCGCCCACCGGCTGCGCGAGCGCGCCGGATGGCAGCTCAAGCTGCGCGAACTCGCCGACGAGGCAGCCGAGTCGGAGGCTCGCGCCGCCACCCTCCTGGAGCGCGCCAAGGCCGCCGACGAGGACCGCCGCACCGCCCAGCGCACCGCCGACGACGCCCACCGCACCTCCCGCACCCTGCGCGCCGAGCGCGCCGAGATCGCGGGCGCGCCCGAGACGCTTCCCGAGCCCGACCCGGACGCCCCGCGTGTGGCGCTGCCCGCGCTGCGCGAGGCGTACCGTGCCGCCTCCCAGCTGTACGAGAAGGTCGGCGTCGGCGCGGACCTGCGCGCCGAACAGGCCCGCGCGGAGAGCGACGAGAGCGCCGCCCTCGCCGAGCTCAACCGCCTCACCAACAAGGTCCGCAACCGGGCGGGCCAGCTCCTGGAGAGCAACGACGGAGCCGACGGACCCTCCCGGCAGGCCGCCGCCGCCCGCGCCGAATCCCTCGTGCAGACCCTGGAGACCCGGGCGTCCACCGCGAGCGAGCAGCTCGGCCGTCTGCGCGGCGAGGCCGAACGCCTGGCCCCCGAGGACGGCGCGTCGCACACGGAGCTGGCCGAGGAGCTCGTACCGTCCGACGCCGAGCACGCGCAGACCCTGCTGCGCACCGCCACCACCGAACTGGCCGCCCGCACCCACGCGTTGGAGACCGCGCGCGCGGCGTACGGCGAACTGCTGCACGCGCACCGCGGTGCCGAGGACGCCGCAGGCGGCTTCGACGAGACGGCCGCGCTCCTGCGGGACCTGCTGCGCGACCACCACCAGGACGAGGACGGCCAGGAGAACCCCGAGCCCTACCCCGGCACCCTGGAGGAGGCCCGCCACTCGGCGGCCGAGGCCCGGCGCTCCCTGCGCGGCTGCGCGGGCGACCTCTCCACCGCCGAGGCCGCCGTGCGCGAGGCGAGCGACGTCCTGGTACGGCACGCCAACGCCACCCGCTACGAGCAGGTACGCACGCCCGCCCGCCAGCAGATCCGCGAACTGCCCGCGGCGGCGCTGCCCGAGCACGCGGCGGCGTGGGAGGCGGCCTTCGCGCCCCGGCTGCGCGTCCTCACCGACGAGCTGGCCCAGCTGGAGCGCAACCGCGACAGCATCGTGGACCGGCTGCGCGGACTCGTGGAGTCCGCACTCGCCACCCTGCGTTCGGCGCAGCGGCTCTCGCAGCTGCCCGAGGGGCTGGGGGAGTGGTCGGGGCAGGAGTTCCTGCGCATCCGCTTCGAGGAGCCCGACCAAGCCACCCTCGTCGAGCGGCTCGGCGAGGTCGTCGACGAGGCGACCCGGGCCGCCGTGAAGAAGAACTCCGACATGCGACGCGACGGGATGTCGCTGCTGCTGCGCGGTGTGCAGGCCGCGCTGGAGCCCAAGGGCATCGCGGTGGAGATCCTCAAGCCGGACGCGGTGCTGCGCGCCGAGCGGGTGCCGGTCGGGCAGATGGGCGACGTCTTCTCCGGCGGCCAGCTCCTCACCGCCGCCATCGCCCTGTACTGCACGATGGCCGCGCTGCGCAGCAACGACCGGGGCCGCGACAAGCACCGGCACGCGGGCACGCTCTTCCTCGACAACCCGATCGGGCGCGCCAACGCCACGTATCTGCTGGAGCTCCAGCGGGCCGTCTCGGACGCGCTCGGCGTGCAACTGCTGTACACGACCGGTCTGTTCGACACGACCGCCCTCGCCGAGTTCCCGCTCGTGATCCGGCTGCGCAACGACGCCGACCTCAGGGCGGGCCTGAAGTACATCAGCGTCGAGGAGCACCTGCGCCCGGGGCTGCCGCAGCAGAGCACCGAGGGCGAGACCATCCACGGCGAGATCACCGCGACCCGGATGTTCCGCAGGACACCGGCGGACGAGGCGCAGCCCGCGTAGGGACGGTGCGGGGGAGCGGCGGGCCACGCCGCTCCCTCCACGCAGCCCTGTCGCGAGCCTGATGCGGAGCTACGCGGCCGGATGCGGGGCTGCGCAGGCAGGTTCATGCCTCCGAAAGCCGCCCCGAACCCCGCTGCCGCCCCGGGCCGGTGTCCCGCTCCTGCCCCCGGTCCTGTATTCGCTCGCTCCTGCGCGCCGCACGCCGTGCCCTGCGGCGCTCCCGCCGCAACTGCCGTGCCGTACTGCTGGGGACGGACACCACGCCCATGCGCTGGTTCCACACCTGGCGGGTGATCCACACGTCCAGCACGCCCCAGGTCGAGGCCACCGTGCTCGCCACGGTGCTCAGCACCATCGGGAACGCCAGCCAGGAGCCCGCCAGCGTGCACAGGAAGGCGGTCATCGCCTGCATCAGCGTCAACGCCACTATGATCACCGCCCGCACCGCCGACGTGCGCACCGGATCGGGCAGTCGCCACCGCACGGCGGGCTCCTCGACCCACAACGGCCGAGGCCCCTCCCGGTCCGCTTCCGCCGCCGGACGCTCCTGCGTCTTCATGCCCCCACTCCCCACCGCTCAACTCAGGCCCGGAACACGAGCCTTCAGGAGTGCCTGCCCGGCTTGTGCTGCTTCACGCAGCCGCCCCCGCCCAGTCGCCTCCCGCTCTCGTTCGTCTCCCCGTACACAAGGTCCCCGTACACAAGGTCTCCGTACACAAGGACGAGTAACCGGTCCGAAAGATTCCCGCCGTACGGACACGGAACGAACACTTCCAGCCATCCCGGCATGTGCGGAGTGATGTGTTCCGGTGGGTGTCCTGTGCCACAGGCACGGTATTCAACTCCCTTGATTCCCGGACAAGTCATGATCGGGGTTCGGTGCGGCGGCCGAAAATCGACCGGACGTGTCTTCGAGTTGCCCATGAGGCAGTAGTAGGCTCACGCCGTTTGTTGACGCTTCGCGTTGACGAACGGCAGGGAACGGGCCGACCGGAGTGCCCGACGAGACGGAACACCACCCCGCCGCGCGGGGTTGAGCTGGGGGAGGCCATGCGCTTTCGCGGGAAGTCCATCCGCCGGAAGATCGTGGCGTTGCTGCTGGTGCCGCTCATCTCCCTCACCGCCCTCTGGGGCTTCGCCACCGTCCTGACCGGACGCGAGGCGAGCGAACTCCTCGAAGTCGCCTACGTCGTGGAGAAGATCGGCGCACCGGTCGAGGACGCCGTCCAGGTCATCCAGGCGGAGCGTCGGCAGACCCTCGTGTACCTCGCCGACGAACGCGGCTCCGACACGCTCACCCGCCTGAGCAAGCAGCGCACGGCCACCGACGCGGCCCTCTCCGTCATCCGCAAGAGCGCCAAGAACCCCAAAGTCATGGACGACCTGGACGAACCGTCGGCCAAACGCCTGACCTCCGTCCTCACCGCGTTCGACACCCTCACCGCCCTGCGCCGGTCGGTCGACGACAGCACGATCAGCCGCAAGGACGCCCTCACCCGGTTCAACATGCTGGTCGACCCCAGCCACACCTTCCTGGCGAACCTGCACATCGTGCGCGACGTCGAGATGGACAAGCAGGGCCGCGCCCTCGTCGGCACCACCCGCGCCCGCGAACTCCTCGCCCGCGAGGACGCCCTGGTCGCCTCCGCACTCGTCGCCGGGCAGATCACCCCGGAAGAGACGCGCACGCTCACCGGGCTGATCGCGGGCCGCGACATCCTCTACACCACCAGCCTGGAGCAGCTCCCCGCCTCCGAGCGCCAGGCGTACGACGCCCTGTGGGAGGGCCCCGACACGGCCCCCCTGCGCATCGCCGAGAAGAAGCTCCTCCAGCAGGGCGCCACCAAGCGGCCCACCGCCGTCAGCGGCCAGTCCTGGGACGACGCCGCACCGCCCGTCCTGGAGAGCCTCGCCCGCCGTGCCAGCGAGGCCAGCGACAACTACCAGGACCGGGTCGAGCCGGTCGCCTTCGACGTGCTCCTCAAAGCGGGCGCGGCAGGCGTCCTCGGCTTCCTCGCCCTGATCATCTCCGTCGTGGTCTCCGTACGCATCGGCCGCTCCCTGGTCCGCGACCTCAACCGGCTCCGCAAAGAGGCCCACGAGGCATCCGGCGTACGCCTGCCCGCCGTCATGCGCCGCCTCGCCGCGGGCGAGACCGTCGACATCGAGACCGAGGCTCCGCGCCTGTCGTACGAGAAGGACGAGATGGGCCAGGTCGGCCTTGCTCTCAACACGCTCCAGCGGGCCGCCGTCGAATCCGCCGTACGCCAGGCCGACATGCGGCGCGGCGTCTCCGAGGTCTTCGTCAACCTCGCCCGCCGCAACCAGGTCCTGCTGCACCGCCAGCTGACCCTCCTGGACACCATGGAGCGCCGCACCGAGGACACCGACGAACTCGCCGACCTGTTCCGCCTCGACCACCTCACCACGCGCATGCGCCGCCACGCCGAGGGCCTGGTGATCCTCTCCGGGGCCGCCCCGTCCCGGCAGTGGCGCAAGCCCGTACAGCTGATGGACGTCGTACGGGCGGCCGTCGCCGAGGTCGAGGACTACGAGCGCATCGAGGTACGACGGCTGCCGAGGATCGGCGTCGGCGGGCCCGCCGTCGCCGACCTCACCCACCTCATCGCCGAACTCCTGGAGAACGCCACGGTGTTCTCGCCCCCGCACACCGCCGTACAGGTGCTCGGCGAGCGCGTCGCCAACGGCTTCACCCTGGAGATCCACGACCGCGGCCTCGGCATGGCCGCCGACCTCCTCCTCGACGCGAACCTCCGGCTCGCGGAGACCCCCGAGTTCGAACTGTCCGACACCGACCGGCTCGGCCTGTTCGTGGTCAGCCGCCTCGCCCAGCGGCAGAACGTCCGGGTCTCCCTCCAGCAGTCCCCGTACGGAGGCACCACCGCGGTCGTGTTCATCCCGGCGGCCCTCCTCACCGAGGCCCCCGACACGGAGGGCGCCGGGTTCAGCGTCGAACGCGCGCCTGACCGTGCCCGCGCCGACGAACCCGCCCCCACGGGTGCGGGCCGCCGCCAGAACCTCACCTCGGTCGGCCGCGTCCCCGGGGCCCGCCCCGGACAGCCCGTGCTCGACGGCCCCGTCGAACTGGAGGCCCCGCTCGGCACCCTGGGCCTGGAACCCGCACCGTCCCTCGGCTCCTCCCCCGGCGGCCTCCTCGGCGACCTGGAGGACACCGAGAGCGAACGCGGCGGGATCTTCCGGGCCCGTGGCCTGGACACGTCGCGCGGCGGTCCGGACAAGCCCCGCGGCGGCCCCGACAAGTCCCGTGGCGGCCCGAACAAGCCGCGCGGCCGCAGTACGGGCGATCTCCGTGGTTCGACCGACCTCCGTGGTTCGACCGACCTCCGCGGCGCTGCGGACCTCCCCAAGAGCGGCGGCGGACGCAAGGGCGGCCCCGTCCCCCTGCGCGGCACCCCCCGCACCCGGGTCGCCGACGCCGCCCGGGTGCAGCACCAACAGGCCCCCGACGCCTCCGAGGACGGCACCGCTTCGGTCCGCCCGGACGCGCCCGTGCCGCTGCCCCGCCGCAAGCCTTCCCTGGTCGCCGAACACGGCCGCCGTGTCGGACCGCGCACCGAGCAGCCATCGGGCCCGGTCGGGGCGGACGCCGCCCCCGAGGAGACCGCCCCCGGCGCCCTTCCGCGCCGGGTGCGCCAGGCCAGCCTCGCCCCCCAGCTGAAGAAGGAGGCCGAGGCGCCCCGCACCGCCGAGAACGCCCACCCGGCCGCCGAACCCGAGCCGGAGCGCGACGCCGAGGAAGTGCGCAGCCGGATGGCCTCGCTCCAGCGCGGCTGGCAGCGCGGCCGCCGCCAGAACGAGGCCGAACCGGCCGGACGGGTGGCACCCGCGCCGGTGACGCGATCGCCGGTGCCGGAACCGATCACACCCGACCAGCCCGAGACAGCAACAGGAACGACAGCAGAGGGAGACGGTCGATGACCGCACCGAACGCCGCAGCACACAATGCCTCGGGCCGGGGTTCCGGCGAGCTCAACTGGCTCCTGGACGACCTCGTCGACCGGGTCCGGGCCATCCGCAAAGCCCTGGTCCTGTCCAGCGACGGACTGCCCACCGGCGCTTCCCAGAGCCTCACCCGGGAGGACGGCGAGCACCTTGCCGCCGTCGCCTCCGGCTTCCACAGCCTCGCCAAGGGCGTCGGCAGCCACTTCGAGGCCGGGAGGGTCCGCCAGACCGTCGTGGAGCTGGACGACGCGTTCCTGTTCGTCACGGCGGCGGGCGACGGCAGCTGCCTCGCCGTCCTCTCCGACGCCGACTCCGACGTCGGCCAGGTCGCGTACGAGATGACGCTCATGGTCAAGCGCGTCGGCGCCCACCTGGGGACCGCCCCCCGGACCGGCCTGCCCGCCAACGGGTGAGCGGAGCCGGGATGAACGACGCAGGCACCCAGGACGCGGGCAGGCCGGACGCGGGCAGGCGGGGCCCGGGCACCCAGGCCCCCGGCGTCCACCGGGCCCAGGAGCGCGAGGCCGCCGCCCGCGGGCGCGCGGTACCCGGCGCACGGCAGCAGGACGCGCACTTCTTCGACGCCGACGCCGGTCCCGTCGTACGCCCGTACGCCATGACCCGGGGACGCACCAGCAGTGCCACCCGGCACCGGCTCGACCTGATCGCGATCGTCATCCCGGAACCCTCGGCCGACGACCCGGACGGCGATCACACGCTCGCCCCGGAGCACGTCGAGATCGTGCAGCTGTGCCAGGAGAGTCCGCAGTCGATCGCCGAACTGGCCGCCACCCTCGACCTGCCGGTCGGCGTCGTACGCGTCCTGGTCGGTGACCTGGTCGAGGAGCAACTCGTCCACGTCACCCGCCCGGTGGAGCCTGCGGAGCTGCCGGACGAGAGCCTGCTGCGCGAAGTGATCGACGGCCTCAGAGCACTCTGAGCCGCCTCAGAGCACACCGGGTACACCGAGCACACCGAGCGCTCTGAGCCACAGCGAGTACGAGTCACAGCAAGATCGGGAGAACCCACACATGGTCTTCGGGCGTTCCAGCCGCAAGCAGCGGCCCGTGGAGCCGGTGACGCTCAAGATTCTCGTCGCCGGCGGATTCGGGGTGGGCAAGACCACCCTGGTCGGCGCGGTCAGCGAGATCCGACCCCTGCGCACCGAGGAGACCCTCAGCGAGGCGGGGCGGCCCGTGGACGACACCCACGGCGTCGAGTCCAAGACGACCACCACCGTCGCCATGGACTTCGGCCGCATCACCCTGCGCGAGGACCTCGTGCTCTACCTGTTCGGGACACCGGGACAGGACCGCTTCTGGTTCCTGTGGGACGAACTGGCGCAGGGCGCCCTCGGAGCCGTGGTGCTCGCGGACACCCGCCGCCTGGAGGACTGCTTCGCGGCGGTCGACTACTTCGAGCGCCGGGAGATTCCGTTCACCGTCGCGGTCAACTGCTTCGACGGAGCGCCCCAGCACCCCGCCGAGAGCGTCGCGGCGGCCCTCGACCTCGACCCGGGGGTGCCGGTGATGCTGTGCGACGCCCGGGACAGGGAGTCGGCGAAGGACGTGCTGATCAGTGTCGTGGAACACGCCCTGGAGGTGTCGGCGGACCGCCGCAGGGCGGCCGCCTCCGCCGCCACCTCATAGCGGGCGGCAGCTCGCGGTGACGTGCGCGCACCGCGCAAGGACCGTACGCGCACCAGAGGGAAGGCGGTCCGCGAAGCGGCCCGCACCCCCGCCGACTGAGGTGCGGACCGCGGCCGTTGCCCCTCCCGCGCGTCGCGGTGCCTCGCCGGCGTGTACGGCACAACGCGACGCGAGGACGATCGTAGACCCGGTTACTCCTGCCCGTCCTCCTGCCAGCCGAAGCTGCGCTCCACCGCCTTGCGCCAGTTCCGGTACTCGCGGTCGCGCTCCGGCGCACCCATGCGGGGCGTCCACTCCACATCGCGCTGCCAGTGCGCCTTCAGCTCGTCCAGGTCCGACCACACCCCGGTCGCGAGACCGGCGGCGTACGCGGCGCCCAGGCACGTCGTCTCCGACACCTTCGGCCTGATCACCGGCACGTCCAGGACGTCCGCCTGATGCTGCATCAGCAGATTGTTCCCGGTCATCCCGCCGTCGACCTTCAGCGTGGT
It contains:
- a CDS encoding nitrate- and nitrite sensing domain-containing protein; this translates as MRFRGKSIRRKIVALLLVPLISLTALWGFATVLTGREASELLEVAYVVEKIGAPVEDAVQVIQAERRQTLVYLADERGSDTLTRLSKQRTATDAALSVIRKSAKNPKVMDDLDEPSAKRLTSVLTAFDTLTALRRSVDDSTISRKDALTRFNMLVDPSHTFLANLHIVRDVEMDKQGRALVGTTRARELLAREDALVASALVAGQITPEETRTLTGLIAGRDILYTTSLEQLPASERQAYDALWEGPDTAPLRIAEKKLLQQGATKRPTAVSGQSWDDAAPPVLESLARRASEASDNYQDRVEPVAFDVLLKAGAAGVLGFLALIISVVVSVRIGRSLVRDLNRLRKEAHEASGVRLPAVMRRLAAGETVDIETEAPRLSYEKDEMGQVGLALNTLQRAAVESAVRQADMRRGVSEVFVNLARRNQVLLHRQLTLLDTMERRTEDTDELADLFRLDHLTTRMRRHAEGLVILSGAAPSRQWRKPVQLMDVVRAAVAEVEDYERIEVRRLPRIGVGGPAVADLTHLIAELLENATVFSPPHTAVQVLGERVANGFTLEIHDRGLGMAADLLLDANLRLAETPEFELSDTDRLGLFVVSRLAQRQNVRVSLQQSPYGGTTAVVFIPAALLTEAPDTEGAGFSVERAPDRARADEPAPTGAGRRQNLTSVGRVPGARPGQPVLDGPVELEAPLGTLGLEPAPSLGSSPGGLLGDLEDTESERGGIFRARGLDTSRGGPDKPRGGPDKSRGGPNKPRGRSTGDLRGSTDLRGSTDLRGAADLPKSGGGRKGGPVPLRGTPRTRVADAARVQHQQAPDASEDGTASVRPDAPVPLPRRKPSLVAEHGRRVGPRTEQPSGPVGADAAPEETAPGALPRRVRQASLAPQLKKEAEAPRTAENAHPAAEPEPERDAEEVRSRMASLQRGWQRGRRQNEAEPAGRVAPAPVTRSPVPEPITPDQPETATGTTAEGDGR
- a CDS encoding roadblock/LC7 domain-containing protein; this translates as MTAPNAAAHNASGRGSGELNWLLDDLVDRVRAIRKALVLSSDGLPTGASQSLTREDGEHLAAVASGFHSLAKGVGSHFEAGRVRQTVVELDDAFLFVTAAGDGSCLAVLSDADSDVGQVAYEMTLMVKRVGAHLGTAPRTGLPANG
- a CDS encoding DUF742 domain-containing protein, producing the protein MNDAGTQDAGRPDAGRRGPGTQAPGVHRAQEREAAARGRAVPGARQQDAHFFDADAGPVVRPYAMTRGRTSSATRHRLDLIAIVIPEPSADDPDGDHTLAPEHVEIVQLCQESPQSIAELAATLDLPVGVVRVLVGDLVEEQLVHVTRPVEPAELPDESLLREVIDGLRAL
- a CDS encoding ATP/GTP-binding protein: MVFGRSSRKQRPVEPVTLKILVAGGFGVGKTTLVGAVSEIRPLRTEETLSEAGRPVDDTHGVESKTTTTVAMDFGRITLREDLVLYLFGTPGQDRFWFLWDELAQGALGAVVLADTRRLEDCFAAVDYFERREIPFTVAVNCFDGAPQHPAESVAAALDLDPGVPVMLCDARDRESAKDVLISVVEHALEVSADRRRAAASAATS